From Bordetella flabilis, the proteins below share one genomic window:
- a CDS encoding M81 family metallopeptidase, whose amino-acid sequence MTVDDPRVAILGFHLESNAFAPLSVEADFRAQCWEEGERITELARQVSHLPSELPGFYQRMDARGAWQPVPLIVVGAPPGGPASADVWREFLDQVRARLQAALPVDAIYVANHGASSAEGEDDTEAVLMEMLRRMVGPDVPIVATHDLHANVSARTVQALDALIGYRTNPHVDQRERAAEAADLLHEMFGGMKTATAHIRLPLTPPSVTLGTRQGPYADLIAQAQACMAAPGQGPIANVSVMGGFVFADIPKCGLTVTVTARGDERAARRTALALARAAWADRHRYVPDMIDVERAVALARGSTVPLLFADVADNPGGGGRGNTSWLLAAFHEARIPGAVLGVFVDPALAGRAHAAGEGAVLDAVFNSEETEYSRRFEARATVVRLTDGEGVGRRGVMQGRKFSLGPSALLRLEDSGMRVVVGSLRRQLAEPGMVEMHGVDLGSVRCLIVKSRGHYRAGFDEFFTPDRIHDVDSPGLTTPNLKRMDFKRLPRPVWPIDTEVGWVEPAWAAEMGD is encoded by the coding sequence ATGACCGTCGATGATCCAAGGGTTGCCATCCTGGGCTTCCATCTCGAATCGAACGCCTTCGCGCCGCTGTCCGTGGAGGCGGATTTCCGCGCGCAGTGCTGGGAAGAGGGCGAGCGCATTACCGAGCTGGCGCGCCAGGTAAGCCATCTGCCCAGCGAATTGCCGGGGTTCTACCAGCGCATGGATGCGCGCGGCGCGTGGCAGCCGGTGCCGCTGATCGTGGTGGGCGCCCCACCCGGCGGTCCGGCGAGCGCGGACGTATGGCGGGAATTCCTGGACCAGGTGCGCGCGCGCCTGCAGGCGGCGTTGCCGGTGGACGCGATCTATGTGGCGAACCACGGGGCGTCCAGCGCCGAAGGCGAGGACGATACGGAAGCGGTATTGATGGAGATGCTGCGGCGGATGGTGGGCCCGGACGTGCCGATCGTCGCCACGCATGACCTGCACGCGAATGTGTCGGCGCGCACGGTGCAGGCGTTGGACGCGCTGATCGGCTATCGCACCAATCCGCATGTGGACCAGCGCGAGCGCGCGGCGGAGGCGGCCGACCTGCTGCACGAGATGTTCGGCGGGATGAAGACGGCCACCGCGCACATCCGGCTGCCGTTGACGCCGCCTTCGGTGACGCTGGGCACACGGCAGGGTCCTTATGCCGACCTGATCGCGCAGGCGCAGGCCTGTATGGCTGCGCCGGGGCAAGGGCCTATCGCGAATGTGTCGGTGATGGGCGGTTTCGTGTTCGCGGATATTCCCAAATGCGGGTTGACGGTTACGGTGACGGCACGCGGGGACGAGCGCGCGGCGCGCCGCACCGCGCTGGCGCTGGCGCGCGCGGCTTGGGCAGACCGGCATCGCTATGTGCCGGACATGATCGATGTGGAGCGGGCAGTGGCCTTGGCGCGCGGGTCCACGGTGCCGCTGCTGTTCGCCGACGTGGCGGACAACCCCGGCGGTGGCGGGCGCGGCAATACGTCGTGGCTGTTGGCGGCGTTCCACGAGGCGCGGATACCGGGTGCGGTGCTGGGGGTTTTCGTGGACCCGGCGCTGGCGGGACGAGCGCACGCGGCGGGGGAGGGGGCGGTGCTGGACGCGGTGTTCAATTCGGAGGAGACCGAGTATTCGCGGCGGTTCGAGGCGCGGGCGACCGTGGTGCGCTTGACGGACGGGGAGGGTGTGGGGCGGCGCGGGGTGATGCAGGGCCGGAAGTTTTCTCTGGGCCCTAGTGCGTTGCTGCGGTTGGAGGATTCAGGGATGCGGGTGGTGGTGGGAAGCCTGCGGCGTCAGCTTGCGGAGCCGGGGATGGTGGAGATGCATGGGGTGGATCTGGGTTCCGTGCGGTGCCTGATCGTGAAAAGCCGGGGGCATTATCGGGCGGGGTTCGATGAGTTCTTTACGCCGGATCGGATTCATGATGTGGATAGTCCGGGGCTGACGACGCCCAACCTGAAGCGGATGGATTTCAAGCGCCTGCCGCGTCCGGTGTGGCCGATCGATACGGAGGTGGGTTGGGTGGAGCCTGCGTGGGCCGCGGAGATGGGTGATTAG
- a CDS encoding HipA N-terminal domain-containing protein translates to MPAEANTAYRQYDDRWVASARGRALSLSLPFAPGNPPHRGSAVRAYFENLLPDSKDIRERVARRYRADSTDAFDLLAQVGRDCAGALQLLPEGMAPEDATSVQATPWARPTWPDCCARRLHPALWPAPRMPGRKTCAFPSPARRRKRHFCATKGGGAAHMA, encoded by the coding sequence ATGCCGGCGGAGGCAAATACAGCATATAGGCAGTATGACGATCGCTGGGTCGCCTCAGCGCGAGGCCGCGCCCTGTCCTTGTCGCTTCCCTTTGCCCCTGGCAATCCTCCCCATCGTGGAAGTGCGGTGCGGGCCTACTTCGAAAACTTGTTGCCGGACAGCAAAGACATCCGTGAACGGGTGGCGCGCAGATACCGGGCCGATTCCACCGATGCCTTCGACTTGCTGGCTCAGGTGGGGCGCGATTGCGCGGGCGCGCTCCAGCTCCTGCCCGAGGGCATGGCACCGGAGGACGCCACATCGGTCCAGGCGACCCCCTGGGCGAGGCCGACGTGGCCGGATTGCTGCGCGCGGCGCTTGCACCCGGCCCTATGGCCGGCGCCGCGCATGCCGGGACGAAAGACTTGCGCATTTCCATCGCCGGCGCGCAGGAGAAAACGGCACTTTTGCGCTACGAAGGGCGGTGGTGCCGCCCACATGGCGTGA
- a CDS encoding amidase yields MPQPLTSWSALELRHAIGAKAISPVELLQACLARIEAINPYLNAVTATCFDRARQEARAAEAAVLRGDPLGVLHGLPFGVKDLEETEGLLTTYGSPMYRNHVPAADNLMVARMRAAGAIVVGKTNVPELGAGANTRNPVWGATGNPFDPRLNCGGSSGGSAVALATDMLPLCTGSDTGGSLRIPAAKCGVVGFRPSPGLVPVERRALGWTPISVVGPMGRCMDDVGLHLSAIAGRSDNDPLSYDVDATAFARLRQRDLASLRVGYTVDFGVCDVDDDIRRVFLSRIESMRHLFKSCAPVQPDLAAADRCFDVIRAANYVARYRDAYERDPANLGPNPRANYEMGASMTLADHTAAHLDQTRMFKSFQSLFQDYDIILSPTTPVTPFAWTQLALDRINGKPLENYYRWLALTYVVTLMTNPALSMPCGRDHAGMPFGMQVIGGFRQDLALLEACKSLEWAWARIPDLGRPLPDLQRLRAQPPLDFRGGLVTAPPDAALVRAG; encoded by the coding sequence ATGCCCCAACCCCTGACTTCCTGGTCCGCCCTCGAACTGCGCCACGCCATCGGCGCCAAGGCGATCTCGCCCGTCGAATTGTTGCAGGCCTGCCTGGCGCGCATCGAGGCCATCAACCCGTATCTCAACGCGGTCACCGCGACCTGCTTCGACCGCGCGAGGCAGGAAGCCCGCGCCGCCGAAGCCGCCGTATTGCGCGGCGACCCGCTTGGCGTCCTTCATGGGCTGCCGTTCGGCGTAAAAGACCTGGAAGAGACCGAGGGCCTGCTCACCACCTATGGATCGCCCATGTATCGCAACCATGTGCCGGCGGCCGACAACCTGATGGTGGCGCGCATGCGGGCTGCGGGCGCCATCGTGGTCGGCAAGACCAATGTCCCCGAACTGGGCGCGGGCGCCAACACGCGCAATCCCGTGTGGGGCGCCACCGGCAACCCCTTCGATCCGCGCCTGAATTGCGGGGGCTCCTCCGGCGGTTCCGCGGTGGCACTGGCCACCGACATGCTGCCGCTCTGCACCGGCTCGGACACCGGCGGATCGCTGCGCATCCCGGCGGCCAAGTGCGGCGTCGTCGGTTTCCGGCCTTCACCCGGCCTGGTGCCGGTCGAGCGGCGAGCGCTGGGATGGACGCCCATCTCCGTCGTCGGGCCCATGGGACGCTGCATGGACGATGTGGGCCTGCATCTGTCCGCGATCGCGGGGCGTTCCGACAACGACCCGCTTTCGTACGACGTGGACGCCACGGCCTTCGCCCGGTTGCGGCAACGCGATCTCGCCAGCCTGCGTGTCGGCTACACCGTGGACTTCGGTGTCTGCGATGTCGACGACGATATCCGGCGGGTATTCCTGTCCCGCATCGAGTCAATGCGGCATCTGTTCAAAAGCTGCGCGCCCGTGCAGCCGGACCTGGCGGCCGCCGACCGCTGCTTCGACGTGATCCGCGCCGCCAACTATGTGGCCCGTTATCGCGATGCCTACGAACGGGACCCGGCGAATCTCGGCCCCAACCCGCGCGCCAACTACGAGATGGGCGCCTCGATGACGCTGGCCGACCATACCGCCGCGCACCTGGACCAGACCCGCATGTTCAAGTCGTTCCAGTCCCTGTTCCAGGACTACGACATCATCCTCTCGCCCACCACGCCCGTGACGCCCTTCGCGTGGACGCAACTGGCGCTGGACCGGATCAACGGCAAGCCGCTGGAAAACTACTACCGCTGGCTGGCTCTGACCTATGTCGTTACCCTGATGACCAATCCGGCGTTGTCCATGCCTTGCGGGCGCGACCACGCGGGCATGCCTTTCGGCATGCAGGTGATCGGCGGATTCCGCCAGGACCTGGCGCTGCTCGAAGCCTGCAAATCGCTGGAATGGGCTTGGGCGCGGATTCCCGATCTGGGCCGGCCCTTGCCGGACCTGCAGCGATTGCGCGCGCAGCCGCCACTGGATTTCCGTGGCGGCCTCGTCACCGCGCCGCCGGACGCGGCCTTGGTCCGCGCGGGCTAG
- a CDS encoding LysR family transcriptional regulator: METRHLRYFLAVVDHGSVSRAAAWLGLAQPALSQALARMEKDLGVRLFERSRRGALPTAAARAILEDVRASVARIDAAQQRARDIGRGSAGQLNVGLVSSALFDTLPRALRQLRERAPGVRVILHEMSNAAQAEALQNGEIDIGLMHTPVAVGGRMRERQLLRDRLVAAVPDEFDVAPDGTVTLAQVAQAGLVLYPQAQLPVLYAGIMDALRKAGHAPFVAQEANRTLTVLACVAGGCGVGLLPSWIRSLDFRGVRFCEVADGGDLPSFDLSAIWPARSVPTLADLFASLDLGATP; this comes from the coding sequence ATGGAGACCCGGCATCTCCGCTATTTCCTGGCCGTGGTCGACCACGGCAGCGTCAGCCGTGCGGCCGCGTGGCTGGGCCTGGCCCAGCCGGCGCTCAGCCAGGCGCTGGCCCGCATGGAAAAGGACCTGGGCGTGCGGCTGTTCGAGCGCTCGCGGCGCGGCGCCCTGCCGACAGCGGCCGCCCGCGCCATCCTGGAGGACGTGCGCGCCAGCGTGGCGCGCATCGACGCCGCGCAGCAGCGCGCCCGGGACATCGGCCGCGGCAGCGCCGGCCAGCTCAACGTCGGCCTGGTTTCCTCCGCCCTGTTCGATACGCTGCCGCGCGCGCTACGCCAGCTGCGCGAGCGCGCGCCCGGCGTGCGCGTCATCCTGCACGAAATGAGCAATGCCGCGCAGGCCGAGGCCCTGCAGAACGGCGAGATCGATATCGGCCTGATGCACACGCCGGTCGCCGTGGGCGGCCGCATGCGCGAACGCCAGTTGCTGCGCGATCGGCTCGTCGCCGCGGTACCCGACGAGTTCGACGTGGCGCCCGACGGCACCGTCACGCTGGCGCAGGTGGCGCAAGCCGGCCTGGTGCTATACCCCCAGGCCCAATTGCCCGTGCTGTATGCCGGCATCATGGACGCCCTGCGCAAGGCCGGCCACGCGCCCTTTGTCGCGCAGGAAGCCAACCGCACCCTGACCGTGCTGGCCTGCGTGGCCGGCGGCTGCGGCGTCGGCCTGCTCCCCAGCTGGATACGCTCCCTGGACTTCCGCGGCGTACGCTTCTGCGAGGTCGCCGATGGCGGCGATCTGCCCAGCTTCGACCTCAGCGCCATCTGGCCGGCCCGCTCCGTGCCCACCCTGGCCGATCTCTTCGCCAGCCTCGACCTGGGCGCGACGCCCTGA
- a CDS encoding dipeptide ABC transporter ATP-binding protein, with the protein MDQQAPSAGRRVLDVTGLSVTFGHGARSVQAVREISLHVDRGETLAIVGESGSGKSVTSLAIMRLVEFGGGRITQGSMVFHRPDGARVDLVRAGPEQMRAMRGADVGMVFQEPMTSLNPVMTIGAQIVEAIRLHQPGDARSAQAEACRILDRVRIPDAAAALRRYPHELSGGMRQRVMIAMALSCKPALLIADEPTTALDVTIQAQILELIRALQRDMDMGVIFITHDMGVVAEVADRVMVMRHGRAIETNDAVALFARPREPYTRALMAAAPKLGAMRGTDAPARFDLVEAEPASEPASAPVSASEPEPEPAPEHVARPASAAAAQATAEPEPEAAASAPPSGMAPGKHPILRVRDLVTRFDVRAGILARVKRRVHAVEKVSFDLHPGETLALVGESGCGKTTTGRSILQLARITSGTVEFDGRAVRRDDPVSLRSLRRGMQFVFQDPFASLNPRMRVGESIKEPMLIHGVAGGAEADRRVASLMARVGLDPATADRWPHQFSGGQRQRICIARALSVDPRVLIADESVSALDVSIQAQIVNLLIDLQRELGVSYLFISHDMAVVERISHRVAVMYLGQIVEIGPRQSVFENPQHPYTRKLMQAVPVPDPTRRRPARADNSELPSPVRPLGYEPEVRPLEEVGPGHFVARHRVGGLY; encoded by the coding sequence ATGGACCAGCAGGCCCCATCCGCCGGCCGACGCGTGCTCGATGTGACCGGCCTCAGCGTGACCTTCGGCCATGGCGCCCGCTCGGTGCAGGCGGTGCGGGAGATCAGCCTGCATGTGGACCGCGGCGAAACGCTCGCCATCGTGGGCGAGTCGGGCTCGGGCAAGTCGGTGACGTCGCTGGCCATCATGCGGCTGGTGGAGTTCGGCGGCGGCCGCATCACGCAGGGCAGCATGGTGTTCCACCGGCCCGACGGCGCGCGCGTCGATCTGGTCAGGGCAGGGCCGGAGCAGATGCGCGCCATGCGGGGCGCCGACGTGGGCATGGTGTTCCAGGAGCCGATGACCTCGCTCAATCCCGTGATGACGATCGGCGCCCAGATCGTCGAGGCCATCCGTTTGCACCAGCCGGGCGATGCGCGCTCGGCCCAGGCCGAGGCATGCCGCATCCTGGACCGGGTGCGGATACCGGACGCCGCGGCGGCGCTGCGCCGCTATCCGCATGAATTGTCCGGGGGCATGCGGCAGCGCGTGATGATCGCCATGGCGCTGTCCTGCAAACCCGCCCTGCTGATCGCCGACGAGCCGACCACGGCGCTGGACGTCACCATCCAGGCGCAGATCCTGGAGCTTATCCGCGCGCTGCAGCGGGACATGGACATGGGCGTGATCTTCATTACGCACGACATGGGCGTGGTGGCCGAGGTGGCCGATCGCGTCATGGTGATGCGGCATGGACGGGCCATCGAGACCAACGACGCCGTCGCGCTGTTCGCGCGGCCGCGCGAACCCTATACCCGGGCGCTGATGGCCGCCGCGCCCAAGCTGGGCGCGATGCGCGGCACGGACGCGCCGGCGCGCTTCGACCTGGTGGAGGCGGAGCCGGCATCCGAACCAGCATCGGCACCCGTGTCCGCATCCGAGCCCGAGCCCGAGCCCGCACCCGAGCACGTGGCTCGACCCGCGTCCGCAGCGGCAGCGCAAGCGACAGCGGAACCGGAACCGGAAGCAGCAGCATCGGCCCCGCCTTCCGGCATGGCGCCCGGCAAACACCCTATCCTGCGGGTGCGGGACCTGGTCACCCGTTTCGACGTGCGCGCCGGCATCCTGGCACGCGTCAAGCGCCGGGTCCATGCCGTGGAGAAGGTCAGCTTCGACCTGCACCCGGGCGAGACGCTGGCGCTCGTGGGCGAGTCGGGCTGCGGCAAGACCACGACGGGGCGCTCGATATTGCAGCTGGCGCGCATCACGTCGGGCACGGTGGAATTCGATGGCCGCGCGGTGCGCCGCGACGATCCCGTGTCGCTGCGCTCGCTGCGGCGCGGCATGCAGTTCGTCTTCCAGGATCCGTTCGCCTCGCTCAATCCGCGCATGCGGGTGGGCGAATCGATCAAGGAGCCGATGTTGATCCATGGCGTGGCCGGCGGCGCGGAAGCCGACCGCCGCGTGGCGTCGCTGATGGCGCGCGTCGGCCTGGATCCCGCCACGGCCGACCGCTGGCCGCACCAGTTTTCCGGCGGACAGCGCCAGCGCATCTGCATCGCGCGCGCCCTGTCGGTGGATCCGCGCGTCCTGATCGCGGACGAGTCGGTGTCGGCGCTCGACGTTTCGATCCAGGCCCAGATCGTCAACCTGCTGATCGACCTGCAACGCGAGCTGGGCGTCTCCTACCTGTTCATCTCCCACGATATGGCGGTCGTCGAACGCATCAGCCACCGCGTGGCCGTGATGTACCTGGGGCAGATCGTCGAAATCGGCCCGCGCCAGTCGGTGTTCGAGAACCCGCAGCATCCCTATACCCGCAAGCTGATGCAGGCCGTGCCGGTGCCCGACCCGACGCGGCGGCGCCCTGCGCGCGCCGACAACAGCGAACTGCCCAGCCCGGTGCGTCCGCTGGGCTACGAACCCGAAGTCCGTCCGCTCGAAGAGGTGGGGCCTGGCCATTTCGTGGCCCGCCACCGCGTCGGCGGGCTGTATTGA
- a CDS encoding ABC transporter substrate-binding protein, which translates to MDRRKFLIASSASAAAFTLPGVLRAAPRVEFRWIPQTDLTLLDPTFTTATITQNHAQMVFDTLYGMDASYQPHPQMAAGHQMDADGLRWVITLREGLVFHDGSPVRAQDAVASIRRWALRDLMGKSLLGATAEMTALSDKQLEFKLKKPFPLLLHALGRQTGSMAAILPERLATGPEDKPVTEMIGSGPFRFMRDQWVSGSRVVYEKFQGYVPRKDSFPPSFSAGPKIAHMDEVRWNVVPDRATAVAALQAHEVDGVEQVDNDFLGMLKSDPSIALVKRSLPTVAIMRFNQLQPPFDNVLMRRAILASVNQTEYMTAINGTEFPEYWSDRMGVFVIGTPMATEAGMDKLTGKRDLDKVRAAIKAAGYKGERIVLIDPADFPAYHAAALVTADLFKRIGLNVDVQTMDWGTAVQRRNSQEPISKGGWNVAFTGLTGPNNLDPAGHLALRGNGKQAWWGWPTSARLEELRQDWFNAPDLASQKKICEQIQLQVIEDVPYIPLGASYQVSAIGSEWKDFQPQLPLFYTVRKA; encoded by the coding sequence ATGGACCGCAGGAAATTCCTTATCGCTTCGTCCGCCAGCGCGGCGGCGTTTACCTTGCCCGGCGTCCTCAGGGCGGCGCCGCGCGTCGAGTTCCGCTGGATACCGCAAACCGACCTGACCTTGCTGGACCCGACCTTCACCACCGCCACGATTACCCAGAACCACGCCCAGATGGTGTTCGACACGCTGTACGGCATGGACGCAAGCTATCAGCCGCATCCGCAGATGGCGGCCGGCCACCAGATGGATGCGGACGGCCTGCGCTGGGTGATCACGCTGCGCGAAGGCCTGGTGTTCCACGATGGATCGCCGGTGCGCGCCCAGGATGCGGTGGCGAGCATCCGCCGCTGGGCGCTGCGCGACCTGATGGGCAAATCCTTGCTGGGCGCCACCGCGGAGATGACGGCTTTGAGCGACAAGCAGTTGGAGTTCAAGCTGAAGAAGCCGTTCCCGCTGCTGCTGCACGCCCTGGGCCGCCAGACCGGCAGCATGGCGGCCATCCTGCCGGAACGCCTGGCCACCGGTCCCGAGGACAAGCCCGTGACGGAAATGATCGGCAGTGGGCCGTTCCGCTTCATGCGCGACCAATGGGTATCCGGCTCGCGCGTGGTGTACGAGAAATTCCAGGGCTATGTGCCGCGCAAGGACAGCTTCCCGCCGTCGTTCAGCGCGGGCCCGAAGATCGCCCACATGGACGAAGTGCGCTGGAACGTGGTGCCGGACCGCGCCACCGCCGTCGCGGCCCTGCAGGCGCATGAAGTCGACGGCGTCGAGCAGGTGGACAACGATTTCCTGGGCATGCTCAAGAGCGACCCCAGCATTGCGCTGGTCAAGCGCAGCCTGCCCACGGTGGCCATCATGCGCTTCAACCAGTTGCAGCCGCCCTTCGACAACGTCCTGATGCGCCGCGCCATCCTGGCGTCGGTCAACCAGACCGAATACATGACGGCGATCAACGGCACCGAGTTCCCGGAGTATTGGAGCGACCGCATGGGCGTGTTCGTGATCGGCACGCCGATGGCCACGGAAGCCGGCATGGACAAGCTGACGGGCAAGCGCGACCTGGACAAGGTGCGTGCCGCCATCAAGGCGGCCGGCTACAAGGGCGAGCGCATCGTGCTGATCGATCCGGCGGACTTCCCGGCCTACCACGCGGCGGCGCTGGTGACCGCGGACCTGTTCAAGCGCATCGGCCTGAACGTGGACGTGCAGACCATGGATTGGGGCACCGCGGTGCAGCGCCGCAACAGCCAGGAGCCGATCTCCAAGGGCGGATGGAACGTCGCCTTCACCGGGCTTACCGGGCCCAACAACCTGGATCCGGCAGGCCATCTTGCGCTGCGCGGCAATGGCAAGCAGGCCTGGTGGGGCTGGCCGACCAGCGCCAGGCTGGAGGAACTGCGACAGGATTGGTTCAACGCGCCGGACCTGGCAAGCCAGAAGAAGATCTGCGAGCAGATCCAGCTGCAGGTGATCGAGGATGTGCCGTACATCCCGTTGGGGGCGTCGTACCAGGTCAGCGCCATCGGCTCGGAATGGAAGGACTTCCAGCCGCAACTGCCGCTGTTCTACACCGTGCGCAAGGCGTGA
- a CDS encoding LysR family transcriptional regulator: protein MLNTALKYFLEVVNTGSLTVAAQALHVAPSAVSRMIRKLEDEYSTVLFDRHARGMVLTESGELLAAYARRAYLEAERARSDIRDLSQVGQRMVKISANQAFGRDLLPRLIGEFRRIEPSVHFQLDILQSAEVNRRVREGKDDIGVSYGLSAPEGVHVQYVGILPVCAIMPPEHPLAARATVSMQEVAAHPVALMGHGSTIRFIVELCCMHEGIDLNVIMTSNNMGALQNFSRTYGPIIFGSRLTVQAAIQRGELVAVPITNADLHQRHFHIQTMLGRELPASITRFVQAIIKEVAAET, encoded by the coding sequence ATGCTGAACACCGCGCTCAAATACTTCCTCGAAGTCGTCAACACCGGATCGCTGACCGTGGCCGCGCAGGCCCTGCACGTCGCGCCCTCTGCCGTCAGCCGCATGATCCGCAAGCTCGAAGACGAATACAGCACCGTCCTTTTCGACCGCCATGCGCGGGGCATGGTCCTGACCGAGTCCGGCGAACTCCTGGCCGCCTACGCGCGCCGCGCGTACCTCGAGGCCGAACGCGCCCGCTCCGACATCCGCGACCTGAGCCAGGTCGGCCAGCGCATGGTCAAGATCTCCGCCAACCAGGCCTTCGGCCGCGACCTGCTGCCGCGCCTGATCGGCGAATTCCGCCGCATCGAGCCCAGCGTGCACTTCCAGCTGGACATCCTGCAGTCCGCGGAAGTGAACCGGCGCGTGCGCGAAGGCAAGGACGACATCGGCGTCAGCTACGGCCTCTCCGCGCCCGAAGGCGTACACGTCCAGTATGTCGGCATCCTGCCCGTCTGCGCCATCATGCCCCCCGAACACCCGCTGGCCGCCCGCGCCACGGTCTCCATGCAGGAAGTCGCGGCCCATCCGGTCGCCCTGATGGGCCACGGCAGCACCATCCGCTTCATCGTCGAACTCTGCTGCATGCACGAAGGCATCGACCTGAACGTCATCATGACCAGCAACAACATGGGGGCCCTGCAAAACTTCAGCCGCACCTACGGCCCGATCATCTTCGGCAGCCGCCTCACCGTCCAGGCCGCCATCCAGCGCGGCGAGCTCGTCGCCGTCCCCATCACCAACGCCGACCTGCACCAGCGCCACTTCCACATCCAGACCATGCTCGGCCGCGAACTGCCCGCCAGCATCACCCGCTTCGTCCAAGCCATCATCAAAGAAGTCGCCGCGGAAACCTGA
- a CDS encoding ABC transporter permease, protein MFSYILRRLLATLPVMLFVALFVFGLLDLAPGDPAALLAGEDATAQDIARIRATLGLDQPFLLRFGHWIWAVLHGDLGTSLFTSQPVSYMIGQRLAPTFSLMVMTLILSVLVAVPLGALAAWRHNAWQDRGIMVSAVLGFSVPSFVVGYLLAWVLGLQLRWFPVQGYVPFARGVGASLHTLVLPALALGSVYIALITRITRATLLETLSQDYVRTARAKGVHDRALLFRHALKNAAVPILTVVGSGVALLISGTVITETVFSIPGLGRLTVDAILRRDYPVIQGVILLFSFMYVLINLAVDLLYRVFDPRIKY, encoded by the coding sequence ATGTTCTCGTACATCCTGCGCCGCCTGCTCGCGACCTTGCCCGTCATGCTGTTCGTCGCGCTGTTCGTGTTCGGCCTGCTCGATCTGGCGCCTGGCGATCCCGCGGCGCTGCTGGCGGGCGAGGATGCCACCGCCCAGGACATCGCCCGCATCCGGGCCACCCTCGGACTGGACCAGCCCTTCCTGCTGCGCTTCGGCCATTGGATATGGGCGGTGCTGCATGGCGACCTGGGGACCTCGCTCTTCACCAGCCAGCCCGTCAGCTACATGATCGGGCAGCGGCTCGCGCCGACCTTCAGCCTGATGGTGATGACGCTGATCCTGTCGGTACTGGTGGCCGTGCCCCTGGGCGCGCTGGCGGCGTGGCGGCACAATGCCTGGCAGGACCGCGGCATCATGGTCAGCGCCGTGCTGGGATTTTCCGTTCCGTCCTTCGTCGTGGGTTATCTGCTGGCCTGGGTACTGGGCCTGCAACTGCGCTGGTTCCCGGTGCAGGGCTATGTGCCCTTCGCGCGCGGCGTGGGGGCGTCCCTGCACACGCTGGTGCTGCCGGCCCTGGCGCTGGGCAGCGTCTATATCGCCCTGATCACCCGCATTACCCGCGCCACGCTGCTGGAAACGCTGTCGCAGGACTATGTGCGGACGGCGCGCGCCAAGGGCGTGCACGACCGCGCGCTATTGTTCCGGCATGCGCTTAAGAACGCGGCCGTGCCCATACTCACCGTGGTCGGCAGCGGGGTGGCGCTGCTGATCAGCGGCACCGTCATCACCGAAACGGTGTTCTCCATCCCCGGACTCGGCCGCCTTACGGTAGACGCGATCCTGCGCCGCGATTACCCCGTCATCCAGGGCGTCATCCTGTTGTTCAGTTTCATGTACGTGCTGATCAACCTGGCGGTGGACCTGCTCTATCGCGTCTTCGACCCAAGGATCAAATACTGA
- a CDS encoding ABC transporter permease has translation MRALLKALRAHPTIAIGGALLLLLAFVALLAPWLGTVDPTALSPVNRTRPPSARFWFGTDLLGRDVYSRVIYGARVSLIVGFSVAILSTVIGVAIGLAAGFLRWVDAVAMRIMDGFMSIPTILLAIALISLTRASLHIVIIAITVAEVPRVVRLVRGLVLSLREQPYVESAVAAGAGKLRIVLRHILPNTIAPLTVQATYICGVAILAEAGLSFIGAGVPPAIPSWGNIMAEGRALWQIKPYLIAFPAVFLSITILAVNMLGDGLRDAIDPRMAGRI, from the coding sequence ATGCGGGCCTTGCTGAAGGCGCTGCGCGCGCATCCCACCATCGCGATCGGCGGCGCGCTTCTATTGTTGCTGGCCTTCGTGGCCTTGCTGGCGCCCTGGCTCGGCACCGTGGATCCCACCGCGCTGTCGCCCGTGAACCGCACGCGGCCGCCCAGCGCGCGCTTCTGGTTCGGCACGGACCTGCTGGGCCGCGACGTGTATTCGCGCGTCATCTACGGGGCGCGCGTATCGCTGATCGTGGGCTTCTCCGTCGCCATCCTGTCCACGGTGATCGGCGTGGCGATCGGCCTGGCGGCCGGCTTCCTGCGCTGGGTCGACGCGGTCGCCATGCGCATCATGGACGGCTTCATGTCGATACCGACCATCCTGCTGGCGATCGCGCTGATCTCGCTGACGCGCGCGTCCCTGCACATAGTCATCATCGCCATCACCGTGGCCGAGGTGCCGCGCGTGGTGCGCCTGGTGCGCGGCCTGGTGCTGTCGCTGCGCGAGCAGCCTTATGTGGAATCCGCCGTGGCGGCCGGCGCGGGCAAGCTGCGCATCGTGCTGCGCCATATCCTGCCCAACACCATCGCGCCCCTGACGGTGCAGGCGACCTATATCTGCGGCGTGGCCATCCTTGCCGAGGCCGGCCTGTCCTTTATCGGCGCCGGCGTGCCGCCGGCGATTCCGTCGTGGGGCAACATCATGGCGGAGGGCCGCGCCCTCTGGCAGATCAAGCCCTACCTGATCGCCTTTCCGGCGGTCTTCCTGTCCATCACGATACTGGCCGTCAATATGCTGGGCGACGGCCTGCGCGATGCCATCGATCCGCGCATGGCGGGGAGGATCTGA